The nucleotide window CGGCAGGGTCAGGCCGGTCTGATCGACGAAGTCCTGCACCTGCTGGTGGCTGTCAAAGTCCAGGGCCACGGTCAGGGCCCGCCAGTCCCCCTCCCCTGCCGCCAGGGCCTGCAGGTTGGGGATGGAGTGGCGACAGATGCTGCACCAGGGTGCAAAGAAGTAAACCAGGGTCGGCTTGTCGGTGGGGCCGCCCAGCACCATGGGTTGCCCGCTCAGGGTAACCAGCTGCCGGGCCTGGGTGCCCTGGCCGGCCTCGAGCATGGGCGACTCCTTCCAGGTGGCCATCAGCCAGTAGAAAGCGCCGAATACCA belongs to Gallaecimonas sp. GXIMD4217 and includes:
- a CDS encoding TlpA disulfide reductase family protein, coding for MKALLPYLKLLLVFGAFYWLMATWKESPMLEAGQGTQARQLVTLSGQPMVLGGPTDKPTLVYFFAPWCSICRHSIPNLQALAAGEGDWRALTVALDFDSHQQVQDFVDQTGLTLPVLLGDGALASAWQVPGYPAYYVLDEAGTIKARNLGYSTRLGLWLRAPR